The following proteins come from a genomic window of Gottfriedia acidiceleris:
- a CDS encoding N-6 DNA methylase: MDSAIHNFWNILFKRDIVKKDELLREAIRVKKTQHLIEKQKMDFSQEDTESLFEFMKENTEDKYLGYFPGDREFFAALYSIGKELQIIDFVIETYKNDYSGTIIAPIYLTDYLKRYIEREDSNSILINEAEKFLMGLELLINSSSKQRYTLTTSNYLMYEMLKIALIKEKHIKVVHSSLYLPLELEDRFDVIISIPAFGGKINDVKSFITNDTSGIATENQLKLLKEDGDLVEIVPASFTFSSGSISNVRRLVTEKFYLKSIYSLPEGTFRPYTGIKTYILTIKNSLNKEQIEVGKLTFKDKLLKVEDSKTIRADILEKYEDWRIELILAEDKSEIKKYNESTVPKVKLNEIAEVFRGKSIMKNDLKPGDIFILNISNIEDGQILHETMETINEEERKVKRYELIENDLVITCRGTVNKVAVFKEINKTVIASANVIVIRFKEKVASEYVKIFLESPVGTELVKTFQRGTTVMNINPKDISEMEIPMVDYHRQLEFVRKYQEELELYQESVKRATERWNSQKHTIYNCLV, from the coding sequence ATGGACTCTGCAATACACAATTTCTGGAATATATTATTTAAACGAGACATTGTAAAAAAAGATGAGTTACTAAGAGAAGCAATCCGAGTGAAGAAAACTCAGCACCTAATTGAAAAACAAAAAATGGATTTTTCACAAGAAGATACTGAATCTCTTTTTGAATTTATGAAAGAGAATACAGAAGATAAATATCTAGGTTACTTTCCTGGGGATAGGGAGTTTTTTGCAGCCCTTTATAGTATTGGTAAAGAACTGCAAATTATCGATTTTGTAATAGAAACTTATAAAAATGATTACTCAGGTACTATAATTGCACCTATCTATTTAACTGATTATTTAAAAAGGTATATTGAGCGAGAAGATTCCAATTCTATCCTAATAAATGAAGCCGAAAAGTTTTTAATGGGATTGGAATTATTAATAAATTCTTCATCAAAACAGAGGTACACATTAACGACTTCTAATTATTTAATGTATGAGATGCTAAAAATTGCATTAATCAAAGAAAAACACATAAAGGTAGTACATTCCTCTTTGTATCTCCCTCTAGAGTTAGAGGATAGGTTTGATGTAATAATATCAATTCCTGCCTTTGGGGGGAAAATTAATGATGTTAAATCATTTATCACTAATGATACTTCAGGTATTGCTACTGAAAATCAGCTTAAATTATTAAAGGAAGATGGAGATTTAGTAGAGATAGTACCCGCTAGCTTTACATTTTCATCTGGCTCTATTTCTAATGTTAGAAGATTGGTCACTGAAAAATTTTATTTAAAGTCCATTTATTCTTTACCTGAAGGTACCTTCCGTCCATATACAGGTATTAAAACTTATATTTTGACCATAAAGAATAGCTTAAATAAGGAACAAATTGAAGTTGGTAAACTAACGTTTAAAGATAAACTTTTGAAAGTTGAAGATTCCAAAACCATTAGAGCCGATATACTAGAAAAGTATGAAGATTGGCGTATTGAATTAATTTTAGCCGAAGATAAAAGTGAGATAAAAAAGTACAATGAGTCAACTGTACCAAAAGTGAAGTTAAATGAAATAGCAGAAGTATTTCGAGGTAAATCAATTATGAAAAATGACCTAAAGCCAGGTGATATTTTTATATTAAACATCTCGAATATAGAAGATGGACAAATTTTACATGAAACAATGGAAACTATCAACGAGGAAGAGAGAAAAGTTAAACGTTATGAACTTATAGAAAATGATTTAGTTATCACTTGCCGTGGAACGGTTAACAAGGTGGCGGTATTCAAGGAGATTAATAAAACTGTAATCGCTTCAGCAAATGTTATTGTTATTCGATTTAAAGAAAAAGTTGCAAGTGAGTATGTTAAAATATTCCTCGAAAGTCCAGTTGGGACTGAGCTAGTTAAGACGTTTCAGCGAGGAACAACAGTTATGAATATAAACCCAAAGGATATTAGTGAAATGGAAATACCAATGGTTGATTATCATAGACAACTTGAATTTGTTAGGAAATATCAAGAGGAATTAGAGCTTTATCAAGAATCGGTTAAGAGAGCTACTGAAAGATGGAATAGTCAAAAACATACAATTTATAACTGTTTAGTATAG
- a CDS encoding type I restriction-modification system subunit M — translation MSKTAANIGYEERLWTMADKLRGSLDAAEYKHVVLGLLFLKYVSDAFEEEYEELSKEEYADPEDRDEYLASNVFWVPKEARWSHIKENAKKPEIGLIIDSAMVAIEKENKSLKGVLPKDYARPSLDKTRLGEVIDLFSFKVGDKESRSNDVLGRVYEYFLSKFASAEGKNGGEFYTPNSVVQLLVEMIQPYKGRIYDPCCGSGGMFVQSEKFVESHQGKIGDIAVYGQESNHTTWRLAKMNLAIRGIDSNLGEQNADTFHNDLHKGLKADYILANPPFNISEWGGERLTEDVRWAFGTPPTGNANYAWIQHIVSKLAPSGTAGFILANGSMSSSHTSESEIRKNIINADLVDAIVILPEQLFYSTPIPVCLWILSKNKQAKGFRNRKNEVLFIDARKMGYMADRTHRELSEEDIKKISETYQSWKGLSENYQDIIGFCKSANLKEIEEHEFVLTPGRYVGIAKSEDNDERYEDKMKRLTEELAEQILRSRKLEDEIIKRLGGIGYDF, via the coding sequence ATGTCAAAAACAGCTGCAAATATTGGATACGAAGAAAGACTTTGGACAATGGCAGATAAATTAAGAGGTAGTTTGGATGCTGCTGAATATAAGCATGTGGTACTTGGATTATTGTTTTTAAAATATGTTTCGGATGCTTTTGAAGAGGAATACGAGGAACTATCTAAAGAAGAATATGCAGACCCTGAAGACCGTGATGAATACCTAGCTTCAAATGTGTTCTGGGTTCCTAAAGAAGCACGTTGGTCTCATATTAAGGAAAATGCAAAGAAACCCGAGATTGGACTAATAATTGATAGTGCAATGGTTGCGATTGAGAAAGAAAATAAATCACTAAAAGGCGTTCTCCCAAAAGATTATGCTAGACCTTCATTAGATAAGACCAGACTAGGGGAAGTTATCGACCTTTTTTCTTTTAAAGTAGGAGATAAAGAAAGTCGTTCTAACGATGTCTTAGGAAGAGTATACGAGTATTTTCTTAGTAAGTTTGCAAGTGCAGAAGGTAAAAATGGTGGAGAATTCTACACTCCTAATTCTGTTGTGCAATTGCTTGTTGAAATGATTCAACCTTATAAAGGGAGAATTTATGACCCTTGTTGTGGTTCTGGCGGTATGTTTGTACAGAGTGAAAAGTTTGTTGAATCACATCAAGGGAAAATTGGGGATATTGCCGTTTACGGACAAGAATCAAATCACACAACCTGGAGATTAGCAAAGATGAACCTTGCAATCAGGGGAATCGACAGCAACTTAGGGGAACAAAATGCTGATACTTTTCATAATGATTTACACAAAGGATTAAAAGCAGATTACATTCTTGCAAATCCTCCATTTAACATTAGTGAATGGGGAGGAGAACGTTTAACTGAAGATGTTCGATGGGCTTTCGGAACACCACCAACGGGTAATGCTAACTATGCCTGGATTCAGCATATTGTTTCTAAACTTGCTCCGAGTGGCACAGCTGGTTTTATATTAGCGAACGGCTCTATGTCTTCCAGCCATACTAGTGAATCTGAAATAAGAAAAAATATAATTAATGCAGATTTAGTGGATGCCATAGTTATATTACCTGAACAATTATTTTATTCCACACCAATTCCAGTATGTCTATGGATTTTATCAAAGAATAAACAAGCAAAAGGATTTAGAAATCGTAAGAATGAAGTTTTATTTATAGATGCAAGAAAAATGGGTTATATGGCTGACCGTACACATAGAGAATTAAGTGAAGAGGATATTAAGAAAATATCTGAAACTTATCAATCATGGAAAGGTCTTTCAGAGAATTATCAGGATATAATTGGGTTCTGTAAATCTGCTAACCTTAAAGAAATTGAAGAACATGAATTTGTATTAACTCCTGGTAGATATGTTGGAATAGCAAAATCTGAGGATAATGATGAACGTTATGAGGATAAAATGAAACGTTTAACAGAAGAACTTGCAGAACAAATCTTAAGGTCAAGGAAATTAGAAGATGAAATTATAAAGCGCCTAGGGGGCATTGGTTATGATTTCTAA
- the glmS gene encoding glutamine--fructose-6-phosphate transaminase (isomerizing), translating into MCGIVGYIGNDNAKEILLKGLEKLEYRGYDSAGISLLTDKGVEVYKEKGRIAVLRKSIPTKADGHVGIGHTRWATHGAPSKRNAHPHQSSTERFTLVHNGVIENDVQLKNDYLNDIEFTSDTDTEVIVQLVELHIKKGLSVLDAFRETLKLLKGSYAIALLDKQNDDVIYVAKNKSPLLVGVGEEFNVIASDAMAMLQITDQFIELMDKEVILVTKDRVQLMDLNGNIKERSPYTAEIDASDIEKGTYPHFMLKETDEQPLVIRNIIQKYQDENGELVIDSKIKAALAEADRLYIVACGTSYHAGLVGKQFIEKMAGLPVEVHVASEFSYNMPLLSEKPLFIYISQSGETADSRACLVQTNKLGHKAITLTNVPGSTLSREADFTLPLHAGPEIAVASTKAYTAQLAVLAIVANALAKEKGKTVNFNLVKELGIVANAMESITNQKEEFEKIATEYLATTRNAFFIGRNVDYFVCLEGALKLKEISYIQAEGFAGGELKHGTIALIEEGTPIFALATQESVNLNIRGNVKEVVARGANPCIISMEGLNMEGDRFILPRVQEELSPILSVVPLQLISYYAALHRGCDVDKPRNLAKSVTVE; encoded by the coding sequence ATGTGTGGAATCGTTGGATATATTGGAAATGATAATGCGAAAGAAATTTTATTAAAAGGTTTAGAGAAATTAGAGTATCGTGGTTACGATTCTGCTGGGATTTCTCTTTTAACTGACAAAGGTGTAGAAGTTTACAAAGAAAAAGGTAGAATTGCAGTATTACGTAAATCAATCCCTACAAAAGCGGACGGACACGTTGGAATTGGTCATACAAGATGGGCAACACATGGTGCTCCAAGTAAACGTAATGCGCATCCTCACCAAAGCTCTACTGAACGTTTTACACTTGTTCATAATGGCGTTATCGAGAACGATGTACAATTAAAAAACGATTATTTAAATGATATTGAATTTACAAGTGATACAGATACTGAAGTAATTGTTCAGTTAGTTGAATTGCATATTAAAAAAGGTTTATCTGTGCTAGATGCTTTTAGAGAAACACTTAAGCTTCTTAAAGGATCATATGCAATTGCATTATTAGATAAACAAAACGATGATGTAATTTATGTAGCAAAAAACAAAAGTCCATTACTAGTTGGTGTTGGTGAAGAGTTTAATGTTATTGCATCTGATGCGATGGCAATGTTACAAATTACTGATCAATTTATTGAATTAATGGATAAAGAGGTTATTTTAGTTACTAAAGATCGAGTTCAATTAATGGACCTTAACGGAAATATAAAAGAACGTTCTCCATATACAGCAGAAATTGATGCTAGCGATATCGAAAAAGGAACTTATCCTCATTTCATGTTAAAAGAAACAGATGAGCAACCTCTAGTAATCCGTAATATTATCCAAAAGTACCAAGATGAAAATGGCGAGCTTGTAATCGATTCAAAAATTAAAGCGGCTTTAGCAGAAGCTGACAGATTATATATTGTTGCTTGTGGAACTAGTTATCATGCTGGTCTTGTTGGTAAACAGTTTATTGAAAAAATGGCGGGATTACCTGTAGAAGTACATGTTGCAAGTGAATTTTCTTACAATATGCCACTGCTTTCAGAAAAACCATTATTCATTTATATTTCACAAAGCGGTGAAACTGCTGATAGTAGAGCATGTTTAGTACAAACAAATAAATTAGGTCATAAAGCAATTACACTGACAAACGTTCCAGGATCAACATTATCACGTGAGGCTGATTTCACTCTTCCTTTACATGCAGGTCCTGAAATCGCTGTTGCATCAACGAAAGCATACACTGCACAATTAGCAGTACTTGCAATTGTTGCAAATGCTCTTGCAAAAGAAAAAGGAAAAACAGTTAACTTTAACCTAGTTAAAGAACTTGGAATTGTAGCAAATGCAATGGAATCAATTACAAACCAAAAAGAAGAGTTTGAAAAAATTGCTACAGAATATTTAGCTACAACTCGTAATGCTTTCTTCATCGGTCGTAACGTAGATTACTTCGTTTGCCTAGAAGGCGCATTAAAACTAAAAGAAATTTCTTACATCCAAGCAGAAGGATTTGCTGGTGGAGAGTTAAAACACGGTACAATTGCTCTAATCGAAGAAGGGACTCCAATCTTCGCATTAGCAACACAAGAATCAGTAAACTTAAACATTCGTGGAAATGTAAAAGAGGTTGTTGCACGTGGTGCTAATCCTTGTATCATTTCTATGGAAGGATTAAATATGGAAGGCGATCGCTTCATTTTACCAAGAGTACAAGAAGAATTATCTCCAATCCTTTCAGTCGTACCATTACAATTAATTTCTTACTATGCTGCTTTACATCGTGGTTGTGATGTTGATAAACCACGTAATCTTGCAAAATCAGTTACTGTTGAATAA
- a CDS encoding CBASS oligonucleotide cyclase has translation MGGSGGWYVPGQSLSDLLKDQAMQQQKENERAINDYLQSLLAELNNRDTKQVQLHLNTLINAIEKDIDGTVDLLFGGSMSKHTYAQGLSDVDMLVRINNSELANSKPQEVLDYFVRQIQSRLPRTEVKKGDLAVTVKFKSGYEIQLLPSIKTATGYKIAKPGINEWSNVIKPRRFAEKLTSVNKSNGGKVIPMIKLFKSINDQFPKKSQLSGYHIESLAIEAFKSNQTFPKTVKEALQKFCQHSRSAVLSPIKDSTGQSLHVDDYLGVKDSISRQRVSNNFRILEKKLNNASSIDEWKDILGK, from the coding sequence TTGGGTGGCAGTGGAGGATGGTATGTTCCAGGACAAAGTTTATCGGATTTATTAAAAGACCAAGCAATGCAGCAGCAAAAAGAGAATGAAAGAGCAATTAACGATTATCTTCAATCACTTTTAGCAGAGTTAAATAATCGTGATACTAAGCAGGTTCAACTTCATTTGAATACATTAATAAATGCTATTGAAAAGGACATTGATGGAACGGTTGACCTTTTATTTGGTGGCTCTATGAGTAAGCATACCTATGCACAAGGATTAAGTGATGTGGACATGTTAGTTAGAATTAATAATAGTGAACTTGCAAACTCAAAACCTCAGGAGGTACTAGATTATTTTGTTAGGCAAATCCAGAGTAGGCTCCCAAGAACTGAAGTGAAAAAAGGTGACCTAGCAGTTACAGTTAAATTCAAAAGTGGTTATGAAATTCAATTATTACCCAGTATTAAGACAGCTACTGGATATAAAATTGCAAAACCTGGCATTAATGAATGGAGTAACGTTATAAAGCCTAGGAGATTTGCTGAAAAGCTTACCAGTGTAAATAAGTCGAACGGTGGTAAAGTTATTCCAATGATTAAGCTATTTAAGAGTATTAATGACCAGTTCCCAAAGAAGAGCCAACTTTCTGGTTATCATATTGAATCACTTGCAATAGAAGCATTTAAAAGTAACCAAACCTTTCCTAAAACTGTTAAAGAAGCACTTCAAAAATTTTGTCAACATTCCAGGTCAGCTGTATTAAGTCCTATAAAAGATAGTACTGGTCAATCTCTACATGTAGATGATTACTTAGGAGTAAAAGACAGTATTAGTAGACAAAGAGTAAGTAATAATTTCAGAATATTAGAAAAGAAGCTAAATAATGCAAGTTCAATTGACGAATGGAAAGATATACTTGGGAAATGA
- a CDS encoding 7-cyano-7-deazaguanine synthase, translating to MGKLMRNSNSILVLLSGGIDSTALLEYYLSKKYEVSALFFDYGQPSCKKESQVAQEICRHYEIDLIEAKMGFPLKNNNGEFVGRNALFIVVALSFLPSNYSKIAIGIHTGTSYYDCSQTFVEDCQRLIDGYFSGTVLLEVPFLQYSKEQIIDYCIQKSIPISLTYSCELGHEGNCGKCLSCKDRRRFLSE from the coding sequence ATGGGAAAATTGATGAGAAACAGTAATTCTATCTTGGTATTGCTTAGTGGAGGAATAGATTCTACTGCATTGCTAGAATACTATCTTTCAAAAAAGTATGAAGTCTCTGCACTATTTTTTGATTATGGTCAACCAAGTTGTAAAAAAGAAAGTCAAGTGGCTCAAGAAATATGTCGACACTATGAAATTGATTTAATTGAAGCAAAGATGGGGTTCCCTCTAAAGAATAACAATGGTGAATTCGTAGGAAGAAACGCATTATTTATCGTAGTAGCCCTGAGTTTCCTTCCTTCAAATTATTCAAAGATTGCAATAGGGATTCATACTGGAACTTCATATTACGATTGTTCTCAAACGTTCGTGGAAGATTGCCAAAGATTAATAGATGGTTATTTTAGTGGTACAGTTTTATTGGAGGTTCCTTTTCTACAGTATTCAAAGGAACAAATAATCGATTACTGCATTCAAAAATCTATCCCTATTTCCCTTACTTATAGTTGTGAACTAGGTCATGAGGGGAATTGTGGAAAATGTTTATCGTGCAAAGATAGGAGGAGGTTCCTGAGTGAGTAA
- a CDS encoding type I restriction endonuclease subunit R, with the protein MYNFSEDELEQAALEWFEEIGYEKLYGPEISPGGDYPEREDYSDVLLDERLKSALSRINKNLPQDAIDEAYRKIKIPQSPSLLMNNKEYQKMITDGIDVEYRTNEGEFRTEKVWLFDFNDDFNNDYAVVNQLTIIENGMDKRPDVVVYINGIPVAVFELKSTSNEDVGISEAYNQLQTYKKTIPSLFTYNSIMIISDGLNARAGTLTSDEERFMMWRTIEGDDVASPTIPQLEVLIKGIFDKRWLLDIIKHFILFQSDGEKTIKILAGYHQYHATNKAIDSTKRATSDQGDRKIGVVWHTQGSGKSLSMVFYTGKLVLDFNNPTIVIITDRNDLDDQLYATFSKSKDLLRQTPKQAEDRAHLKELLQVESGGIVFTTIHKFAPEEGKDFHPVLTDRKNVIVIADEAHRSQYGFGADVTSNKNNDEAGIKFGYAKYMRDSLPNASYIGFTGTPVELTDKNTPAVFGDYIDIYDMTRAVEDGTTVKIFYESRIAKIELSDEERPLIDETYDEITEYQENTQREKLKSKWSRLEALAGSEKRLKLIAKDFVAHFEKRQEAMFGKSMLVVMSRRIAIDLYKEIIALRPEWHSDDDDEGVIKIVMTGSSSDPEEWQPFIGNKRRREHLARRMKDNNDPLKIAIVRDMWLTGFDVPSMNTMYIDKPMKGHNLMQAIARVNRVFRDKPGGLIVDYIGIADSLKSALSQYTESDRKTAGVDTEVAVDIMLEKYDLIRDILHGHDYSKFKTGKATDRMQAIVETVDFILGHGEQLKKDFIKYVTEMAKAYALCTTEPEAERLNIELGFFKAVKSGLIKIITPENQKRKTVKQLDVQLNQLISKSIISEEVVDILSAVGLNKPNIAILSDEFLEEVKGLKQKNLAVELLNRLLNGKVKTVARRNYVQSKKFSEMLEQSIVKYNNRAIETTKIIEELIGLAKEMNDAFKRGEGTDMIEEEVAFYDALAANDTAVQVMGDVVLKQIARELSHSIKNNMNIDWSLRESVRAKMRVAVKRLLKKYGYPPDMQKLAIETVMKQAELMAGNEVSILTEDSTFYM; encoded by the coding sequence TTGTATAACTTTTCAGAAGATGAATTGGAACAAGCAGCCCTTGAATGGTTTGAGGAGATTGGTTACGAAAAACTGTATGGACCAGAAATATCTCCAGGAGGGGACTATCCTGAGCGTGAAGATTATAGTGATGTACTATTAGATGAGCGATTAAAAAGTGCTCTTTCTCGTATCAACAAGAACCTCCCCCAAGATGCTATAGATGAAGCATATCGTAAAATTAAAATACCACAAAGTCCAAGTTTATTGATGAACAATAAAGAATATCAAAAAATGATTACTGATGGAATTGATGTTGAATACAGGACTAATGAAGGTGAATTCAGGACAGAGAAAGTCTGGTTATTTGACTTCAATGATGACTTCAATAATGACTATGCAGTTGTCAACCAGTTAACAATCATCGAAAACGGGATGGATAAAAGACCCGATGTAGTTGTATATATAAATGGAATACCAGTTGCTGTTTTTGAACTGAAAAGTACATCAAATGAAGATGTTGGTATAAGCGAAGCATACAACCAACTCCAGACTTATAAAAAAACAATCCCATCTCTTTTTACTTATAACTCAATCATGATAATAAGCGATGGGTTGAATGCAAGAGCGGGTACTTTAACCTCTGATGAGGAGCGTTTTATGATGTGGAGAACAATAGAGGGGGATGATGTTGCATCTCCTACAATTCCACAACTAGAAGTATTAATAAAAGGTATTTTTGATAAAAGATGGCTTCTTGATATCATAAAACACTTTATATTGTTTCAATCAGATGGAGAAAAAACAATTAAGATTTTGGCTGGATACCATCAGTATCATGCTACAAATAAAGCAATTGATAGTACGAAACGAGCAACATCTGACCAAGGAGATAGAAAAATCGGAGTTGTTTGGCATACTCAAGGTTCTGGAAAGAGCCTATCTATGGTCTTTTACACAGGTAAGTTGGTTCTTGATTTTAATAATCCAACCATAGTTATTATTACAGATAGAAATGATTTAGATGACCAGTTATATGCAACTTTTAGCAAATCGAAAGACTTACTTCGTCAAACTCCAAAACAAGCCGAAGATAGAGCGCACTTAAAAGAGTTGCTTCAAGTTGAATCTGGGGGTATTGTCTTTACTACAATTCATAAGTTTGCTCCAGAAGAAGGGAAAGATTTTCATCCAGTTCTCACTGATAGAAAAAATGTTATTGTAATAGCTGATGAAGCTCATCGTAGTCAATATGGCTTTGGTGCTGATGTAACATCTAATAAGAACAACGATGAAGCAGGAATAAAGTTTGGATATGCAAAGTATATGAGAGATTCACTCCCTAATGCTTCGTATATTGGATTTACTGGCACCCCAGTTGAACTAACTGATAAAAATACGCCAGCTGTTTTTGGTGACTATATCGATATTTACGATATGACTAGGGCTGTCGAAGATGGTACTACAGTGAAAATTTTCTACGAAAGCAGAATTGCAAAAATCGAACTATCCGATGAAGAACGTCCTTTAATTGATGAAACGTATGATGAGATTACGGAATATCAAGAAAATACTCAAAGGGAGAAACTAAAGTCAAAATGGTCTCGACTTGAAGCTTTAGCGGGTTCAGAGAAGAGATTAAAACTAATTGCAAAAGACTTTGTTGCTCACTTTGAAAAGCGACAAGAAGCAATGTTCGGTAAGTCGATGCTTGTAGTAATGTCTCGTCGGATTGCCATTGATTTATATAAAGAAATTATTGCCCTTAGACCTGAATGGCACAGTGATGATGACGATGAAGGTGTTATTAAAATAGTTATGACTGGTTCTTCAAGTGACCCAGAAGAATGGCAACCATTTATTGGGAATAAAAGACGAAGAGAACACCTTGCGAGACGCATGAAGGATAATAATGACCCACTTAAAATTGCTATTGTCCGTGATATGTGGTTAACTGGTTTCGATGTTCCATCAATGAACACGATGTACATCGATAAGCCTATGAAAGGGCATAACTTAATGCAAGCCATAGCCCGTGTTAATCGAGTGTTCCGTGATAAACCAGGAGGATTAATTGTAGATTACATTGGTATTGCGGATTCCTTGAAATCAGCTCTAAGTCAATATACTGAAAGTGACCGAAAAACTGCTGGGGTCGATACAGAAGTTGCTGTCGATATTATGCTTGAAAAATATGATTTGATTAGGGATATATTACATGGTCATGATTATAGTAAGTTCAAAACTGGTAAAGCGACTGATAGAATGCAAGCAATTGTTGAAACGGTTGATTTCATTCTTGGTCATGGTGAGCAGCTTAAGAAAGACTTTATTAAATATGTCACAGAAATGGCTAAAGCGTATGCTTTATGTACCACTGAACCTGAAGCAGAACGATTAAATATTGAATTAGGATTTTTTAAAGCAGTAAAATCAGGTTTAATTAAAATTATAACCCCAGAAAATCAAAAGAGAAAAACTGTTAAACAGCTTGATGTACAACTTAATCAATTAATTTCTAAGTCAATTATATCTGAGGAAGTTGTGGATATTTTAAGTGCAGTTGGTTTAAATAAACCAAACATAGCAATTTTGTCTGATGAATTTTTAGAAGAAGTCAAAGGTTTAAAGCAAAAGAATTTAGCTGTAGAATTACTTAATCGATTACTAAACGGTAAGGTAAAAACTGTTGCTAGAAGAAATTATGTTCAGTCAAAAAAGTTCTCCGAAATGTTGGAACAATCGATTGTTAAATATAACAATCGAGCAATCGAAACCACAAAAATTATTGAAGAATTAATCGGCTTAGCCAAAGAAATGAATGACGCTTTTAAACGTGGCGAAGGAACAGATATGATTGAAGAAGAAGTAGCATTTTATGATGCATTAGCGGCTAACGATACTGCAGTTCAGGTTATGGGTGACGTAGTTTTAAAACAAATTGCTCGTGAGCTTTCTCATTCTATTAAGAATAATATGAACATTGACTGGAGTTTAAGAGAAAGTGTCCGTGCTAAAATGAGGGTAGCAGTAAAACGGTTACTAAAGAAATATGGATATCCACCTGATATGCAAAAACTTGCCATTGAAACTGTTATGAAGCAAGCAGAATTAATGGCTGGAAATGAAGTAAGTATATTAACTGAAGATTCAACATTTTATATGTAA
- a CDS encoding restriction endonuclease subunit S translates to MISKQVNTVSLGDVTEIFTGFPFKSGQFNTDFKGVKLVRGKNVSKGFLRWGEDTRYWENVTSEYEKYLLNENDIVISMDGSLVGKNYSKIKNEELPLLLVQRVACLRAKTNIRQNFLYYLIDNENFINYVDSVKTGTSVPHISGKQIKDYKFVLPSLEVQDEIIKILEPIYKKIELNKKMIDNWLGIIQALYKNWFYDFEFPNKEGLPYKTCGGEFQTSENGPVPIGWKACNVFDVIEEVSIKNKENNDYPVLTVVKEGVFVASDEYFSKQVYSKDTKNYKVIKKHEVGFNPSRANIGSIAMLKEFESGLLSPIYKVFRTKNELLPFYFYNYMKQTDFIEWIKHYSSGTTRQNFDIKSFKHFKINVPPIEIQEEAYRIIEPIEKKVRENILQINTLEEIRKTILPKLLAGEINNLISV, encoded by the coding sequence ATGATTTCTAAACAGGTTAATACAGTCTCATTAGGTGATGTTACGGAAATCTTTACAGGTTTTCCCTTCAAAAGCGGACAATTTAATACTGACTTTAAAGGTGTTAAATTAGTAAGAGGTAAGAATGTTAGTAAAGGTTTTCTAAGATGGGGAGAAGATACTCGTTATTGGGAAAATGTAACATCTGAATACGAAAAGTATTTATTAAATGAGAACGATATTGTAATCAGCATGGATGGTTCTTTGGTAGGTAAAAATTATTCGAAAATAAAAAATGAAGAACTACCATTGCTTTTGGTACAACGAGTGGCTTGTTTAAGAGCAAAAACGAATATAAGACAAAATTTTTTATATTACTTAATTGATAATGAGAATTTTATTAATTATGTTGATAGCGTAAAAACTGGCACTTCTGTGCCTCATATTAGTGGAAAACAGATTAAGGATTATAAATTTGTTTTGCCCTCTCTTGAGGTACAAGATGAAATAATAAAGATATTAGAACCGATTTATAAAAAAATAGAATTGAACAAAAAAATGATAGATAATTGGCTTGGAATAATTCAAGCATTATATAAAAATTGGTTTTATGATTTTGAATTTCCAAATAAAGAGGGGCTACCTTATAAAACTTGTGGTGGAGAATTTCAAACTAGCGAAAATGGTCCAGTTCCAATAGGGTGGAAAGCTTGCAATGTCTTTGATGTAATTGAAGAAGTGTCAATTAAGAATAAGGAAAATAATGATTATCCAGTCCTAACTGTCGTAAAAGAAGGGGTATTTGTAGCTTCAGATGAATATTTCTCAAAACAAGTATACAGTAAGGATACAAAAAATTACAAAGTAATAAAAAAGCATGAAGTAGGATTTAATCCGTCCAGAGCAAATATTGGTTCAATTGCAATGTTAAAAGAATTTGAAAGTGGTTTACTTAGTCCGATTTATAAAGTATTTAGAACTAAAAATGAATTACTGCCATTTTATTTTTATAACTATATGAAACAGACGGATTTTATTGAATGGATTAAACATTATTCATCTGGTACTACAAGACAAAACTTCGATATTAAATCATTTAAACACTTTAAGATTAATGTGCCACCGATAGAAATTCAAGAAGAAGCATACAGAATAATTGAGCCAATCGAAAAAAAGGTAAGAGAAAATATACTTCAGATTAATACTCTAGAAGAAATCAGAAAAACAATACTGCCAAAATTATTAGCAGGAGAAATTAATAATTTAATTAGTGTATGA